Below is a window of Arabidopsis thaliana chromosome 2, partial sequence DNA.
GCTACCTGAGCCGCTTCTGTTTTGTGCTGGTTCGCGAGCCTCGGGTCAATTATCCTCTCTAACTTTCTTTGGTCCCTTAACATAGGCCGCGCCCATTCCACTAGGCTTTGTTCCCTCCGTGTTCGGGTATTGTCCATTGACCGTTTTCCGGTTATCAGCTCTAACAAAACTACTCCAAAACTGTATACATCATTCATCGTCGTCAAATGACCTACAACACATGTAAACCATTAAAGACATATCTCAAAGAATATCGCTTCACggtaaaagaaataaattccTTACAAAAATGTTACCAGTCATGATATATTCGGGCGCAGCATAACCTTGTGTTCCCATCACTCGGGTAGTTACATGCGTATGTTCGCCTTCAGGTCCATCTTTGGCTAGACCGAAGTCAGATAATTTGGCGTTATAGTCCTGAAATATCAAAGAGTCAGTTGAGAAATACcactttaatttgatttaatagtggatacaaaatttaaaaaggaaaaaaaaactcacggAGTCTAACAATATGTTAGAGGTTTTAAAGTCTCTGTAGATGACAGGTTTCTCTGCTTCATGGAGAAAAGCTAAACCTTTGGCGGCTCCGAGAGCTATCTTCATCCTTATTCCCCAAGCCATTGCTAAGCTATTTCCTGTCCCAATTCACACACTTTTCAAAGTTAGTAATACTATTGAATATtatctaaattataaaaaatatatagttttttaagaAGTTATTAATGTAGTGTACGACCCATAAATAAAGTAAGAACTTGACGAAGTTAACGTGAACCATATGGattcttttcttcaatattttttattcttgtcATTCTATAACTAAAACGTAATTAAAGTCTTCGTGGAGTTGTTCTTTTAGgtttaaacagaaaaaatgttttgtaacGCGGTCTAGAACATATATagcaaaaattgaaacaactTTTAGCAAGTTAGGTAAAAATATAGTAGATGACGTACTTCGAAAGAGCTGATTCTCCAAGCTACCTCGAGGCATGTACTCATAAACAAGAActctttgctcttcttcaCAACAAAACCCTATCAGCTTCACAAGATGTTTGTTACTTAGTTGTCCCAAAAATAATATCTCCGcctgcaaacaaaaataaattttgtatacactgaaaaaaaaaactttatgaagaaatttcacaaaagatatatatatttaataacatACTGAAAAATGGCCAGATTCATATAGCTAATTAAGAagataaaccaaaattcaaaaaatatataaaataatcgAGACGGTCTTCGTAATTAAATTGTTCCTTGTGAATAGAAAAGTCTTGAATGTAgacaaaaacatacataaagagaaagaaatgttACCAGCCATTCTCTATGGCCTTGATGGCCATGAAGATCAAGAGCCTTTACAGCAACCGGTTGGGCTTCGATACCCGGTTTAACCTTATCATCAATAAACCCTTTGTAAACCGGCCCAAACCCTCCTTCCCCCAACATGTTACTTCTAGAGAAATTATGCGTAATCACTCTCAGCTCAGACAACGTGAACAAACGAAGCTTCTGCGATGTGAAGGAGTGAGAGAGATCATCCATAACCGACATGGGCGAGCTTGGATCGCTTATGTCCGATAAAGACAGCCTCTTGAACGCTGGACAAGTTCTTATTTTCATTACAGCCTTCTCCCCTCCTTCGTATTTGCTTGCGTTCTTTGCCTTGTAACACCCCAAGAACAGAGATGTCAatgatgttttcttcttcttgaacaCTGCcattttcaacttcttcttttgtgttatttggggaaaaaatggagaaagtTAGTCTTTTACTCCTTTTGATGAATCTTTTGTAGAGTGCGTAGGTTTAGAAATTAAGGATGTTCTAGTTAACCTACTTGTCTTCAAAGTCCTCTAATTTATAGTAGTTGTTGTGTCTTATTCGTACTGACCGACCTTTgagttttcaaatttatttatatatacaaaaagtttgcttttttttttttgtattagttGTATAAAAATGTTGAAGTTATTTTTGGtggatatatttatattgttcTAAGCTCTATGctgatatttttttcaggAGAAACACGATTCCATGTTCACATTAATCCTCACaataatattgaaaaataacgcaagttgttttctttttctaatcacaatataatcaatattattgattataaaTTCATTCAGTTGTTTGTACTTAGACTTCATCTCACCAAAGTCTACGGGCTATATAATTTTGCTTATATATTCAATGAATTGAAAATTGTCTCTCGCTCTACATTCCAAATACGATCTCTCGTTTCATTATAGACTTAGTTCTGTCTaatagtttttgttgtaataATTTAGgtaatttaaaaatgattttgtgaATTTAATGGTGTCTCTCTATATTCCACTATCTCGATTTCTAGTTTCATAAGACTAATTAGTTATTTACTAATAGTTTTTGTTCTAATAATTTAGgcaattaatttaaaaatgatttggtATACATTTCAGGCTGGCAAATAAATATTACGtataaagaagatttgattcGCCTTGTTGAAAGGAGAATGAGATGATTAGGCCATAATTGGATGTCCGTTGACTTTGTTTCTTccatgattaaaatttaagaagtaaggaagagaaacaaatttgaacCATTGATTTTGTTACTCTTAACTAAATAATCATTTATTCAATAACTAAAGGTCGGTTGGTCTTCAGGTACGAACGTTCTTCTATACTAACTTGTAAATTGTAAACGTAACAGATTGTGCAGTAGAGATTGCGGTTACAAATGTTTGACAACGATcacaaaaattgtttaacaCCGCGTATTCTTCCGCCAACGTTTGCGGCAGCGGGTGGTTAAAAATTACactatttttaagttttaaattcaaataaatttaataacttttttgacTCTTGGAGTCATGCTCTGAACACAAATGATTCATTTTCCGGAGAACATAAGTGCATTGTATCCGTCTAATCGTCCCAACATACTTCACTATAAATGTAATTTAATACTAACAATTAAATTGAAGTGTTGTTCGTCGCATGCATGTATGTACGTACAATAATTATATAGTTTCATTATCATAGAACTGTCGGGGAAATTGTGAATCATCACCAGCCGCCACATGAACTTATTTGCCGTTGTTCTGGTTTAAGGCTGGTAAGATTTATTCGGCGGCTGTAGGCCTGTAGCCCTTGAAATATGGTAGACAAGATCGTCcatataattaagattttgtttttcacttctaaattaattaatgggTGACTTGGGCgattttgtattgttgtttAGTGGctagaaagaaaacttttaacgATAAATTTACTTatgcaaaaattatattagttTAGTTTAGCAACTTTATATGTActtaattagtaaaataatacatttaaatGTAAACTATTTGTACATATTAATGTTGTCCAAACAATATGcactttttgaatttttttactgTATTCTCCACCTAGTTTTTCTAATTCATCCAAGCATTTTGATGAATTTGCATGTCTCCATAGATGAATTAGTATCTACTATCTCTAAAAACTCAATCTCCACCGAAGATATTGCTTAACCAATGTGCTCCTagaccaaatccaaaaccttaGCCGCTTCATACTTAACATCCACTTTTGTAGCATCCTCAAACTGTTTTACAACCTTTTCAACCGGGACACAATCGCCTTGTCTTAGTAGTGAAGCGTAGGTTAATCATGGATGatgatttttgttctttgacaACATCTGGTaaggtttttggtttatggCTCACCCTTTTTACTTTTTCGGTCTTTCTTATATAGTGTTTTGGTGGGTTTTTTCTCGTTCATTTTTCACGACCTTCTTATCCTATTACTAGGGTCATTAAATTGTTCGTTAGGTTAAAGAGATTTACAATATGAAACCGATTATGTCCATTAAAACGTGAATAAGACAGAAAAGAGCaccaagaaaatgaaaaataatttaatgtaTGTTCAGGAAATCCTATGAAAACATAATGATTGATCGGGTTTATTGGTTTTGTAGCTGGTGGTTTAAGTGGTTAGGGAAGCtatgtatttataatttattgattCAATATGGTTTTGCAtctgaaatatatttaagCCCAACCAATAAATATACCATCACTCGCCAAGACCGTTTCTCAGTGGAAACATTTTGTGAGAAGTTCAAGTCGATGTTAATGATTGTAAGGATTTAACGGATGTGATGTTTTTGTAGGTTGAAGATTTAAAGTACTATATGATATGTTGTGTTTTTATCGattttgaatctttattttctttcctaAATCAAAACTGCAATATATTTCCTAAGCTAGCAAAACCCATTCTAGATATAAGTAGAGTCCAGCTTGTAATGCAACTGCAAAGCAAAAATCAAGATATTTCGATACAAGGACTTGATGTcataaaattccaaatttgttttgtcttgCCACACTTAGTAATTCTCTTCCAATAATGGTTAACTTaatagtatataaaataaaaatgcatatAGGTTCCGTAATTAATCTTCTTTATCGTCACGAGAGGCACATCTTTTTTCAACATTTgaccactctctctctctctctctcaggaCCTTTCGGCGTAATTTCGTCTTCCCCTTTGcttaacattttctttctttctttttgaccaaatattaaaaatatatccatttttattttatttttaattaaattcataatttgcattttatgtatttataataaaaaggaGAGAATAAATCCAAAAGAGTGAAGCAAAAACATTAAAGCGGAAAGAAAGTGGTAAAACAATAATAGAAACAGGAGAAGCAGAAGtactacttcttcttcttctgctctcTTCTCAGACCTTGTTTtgtactttcttcttcttcttcttcttcttgtttgcgAACTCCGATATCTTCTTCACTACCTTTGActccatttctttttcttcttcaggtgaattctactttacttttcttcttacCCCAAATTTACTCTTTTGGGTTTtatgaaagttttgttttttattactCAGATCTTGTCCTAGTTCTCCTCCTTGTTCtgttgtttttctgtttcgtttcgaattggttttgtttttcaagtttagggttttgtagATCAGTTCGTCGTTACTGTAGATTGGAAATGAAAATTATGATTCTTTGGATCTGATTATAGCAGTTCAAGTGTGAACTCTATCTATTACTTGATTTGCTATCTCAcagtttttgaatttcttaatGGTGTTAGCTACTCGACTTTTAGAGCTCATTTTCTTAACTACTGAACTTGTTTCATTTGAGAGGTACTAATCcagtatatattataaagtttaatgCTTTTTCTTACTTGCATTCTTTGAACATGTTTGCTATTTTGGTGAGTGAAactttatgtatatttatgaattttgagCTAAAGTATTGATTGTTTCATAAGTAGGTGTAGGCATTGTCTTGTTATGAGAAGCAACTGTAGCTGGAAGCtcaagtatttgtttttagctGTGGAGCTTGAATCTTGATAGTTTTCGACTTCTATGTTATTACCTGTGGGGATATAGAAACAATCATGGGCTTACTCTGCAGTAGAAGTCGACATCATACTGAAGATACTGATGAGAATACACAGGTTGACTTAAGAGCTCTTGTAACACTCGATGTATGGGAGCATTATTTCTGATACTTCAAGAGTTAACTTGGTTTGTATTAATCTACAGGCTGCTGAAATCGAAAGACGGATAGAGCAAGAAGCAAAGGCTGAAAAGCATATTCGGAAGCTTTTGCTACTTGGTATGTAGACCTTGGATTAGAAATGTGAATGGCATGCCTTGATGAATCTTTTGGTAATAGTTTTCCTCTAATTTTCTGACTTGTGTTTTGTAAAGGTGCTGGGGAATCTGGAAAATCTACAATTTTTAAGCAGGCAAGTCCACAAGGAAAATTGATTGTACTCTTTACTTAAATTTACTTATGAATCCTGCTAATTGAATGATACAAATTTACTAATTTGCAGATAAAACTTCTATTCCAAACGGGATTTGATGAAGGAGAACTAAAGAGCTATGTTCCAGTCATTCATGCCAATGTCTATCAGACTATAAAAGTATGCAATACTTGAAATGACTGTGTCGGTTTTATCCTTCTAATTGGCGGTGTTTTCGAGTTCTTTTGGATTTACAATCTAGAGAATCATTTATATGagtaatcaaatttttttcatatgttgATCTTGGTATATTGTACATGTAGCTTAATAGCTACTCTATATTGTTGAACAGTTATTGCATGATGGAACAAAGGAGTTTGCTCAAAATGAAACAGATTCTGCTAAATATATGTTATCTTCTGAAAGTATTGTAAGTGGTTAGATTCATAGGTCACTTGAGCTGTCTTTGTTAGAGTTTTGAGTCTTGTGAGTACCTTGTCTTATGGTAGTCAACTTATTATCGTAATATCAGGCAATTGGGGAGAAACTATCTGAGATTGGTGGTAGGTTAGACTATCCACGTCTTACCAAGGACATCGCTGAGGGAATAGAAACACTATGGAAGGATCCTGCAATTCAggtgtgtttgtgtgtgtgtgtgcacGTTTTATTTACTATTGCACTCAAAGTTGAATACATGATTTAAACGTTTCATTTTGTAGGAAACTTGTGCTCGTGGTAATGAGCTTCAGGTTCCTGATTGTACGAAATATCTGATGGAGAACTTGAAGAGACTATCAGATATAAATTATATTCCAACTAAGGTATAACCAAAGTATCATTCTTTGTTGAAAACATTTCAAGTAATGATCTTAAAATGGTTGAATAAAACTCATTGGATCAGCCTCGGAGGATCAATGTATTAACAAACAGAAGCCTTTTGCTTTCCATATTAGCCTAGTTGAGCTAGCATTTTCAGAGACCAGAGTCAATATGCAATTTCTGTGACATGTGTCTTCCGGAATGTGTTGTCATTGGTGCATTTTTTCTATGTTGGTGTTTCAGGAGGATGTACTTTATGCAAGAGTTCGCACAACTGGTGTCGTGGAAATACAGTTCAGGTACCaactactttttgttttaccctttttccTGTTTGATTGTTAGTCTTTCATAGATGAGTAATTGTTTGATAAGCTCTAAGTGTTAGTCTGGTTCACTAGGCAATATGATTAGCTAGGCGGTTTGTAGTAGCTGTGTTAACAGCTCAGCAACAATCTTGTTAATGTAGTCTCTCTGCGATGTGTAAGTTATTTGGTGAAATGAATAAAAGTGTTTACGGATTCGATTCCTATGATTGCCACTAAGATGTACTAATAGAACATATGAATTCCATACCAATATCAAACTTGTTGTTGTGGTGAATCTACTTGTAATGATCCGTTACCAAAGATGAATTCACAAATGGTATATGAGATAAAGCTTCGTTT
It encodes the following:
- the ARSK1 gene encoding root-specific kinase 1 (root-specific kinase 1 (ARSK1); CONTAINS InterPro DOMAIN/s: Protein kinase, catalytic domain (InterPro:IPR000719), Serine-threonine/tyrosine-protein kinase (InterPro:IPR001245), Protein kinase-like domain (InterPro:IPR011009), Serine/threonine-protein kinase, active site (InterPro:IPR008271); BEST Arabidopsis thaliana protein match is: Protein kinase superfamily protein (TAIR:AT2G05940.1); Has 108143 Blast hits to 107246 proteins in 3118 species: Archae - 87; Bacteria - 12764; Metazoa - 39296; Fungi - 8859; Plants - 31456; Viruses - 319; Other Eukaryotes - 15362 (source: NCBI BLink).); the encoded protein is MAVFKKKKTSLTSLFLGCYKAKNASKYEGGEKAVMKIRTCPAFKRLSLSDISDPSSPMSVMDDLSHSFTSQKLRLFTLSELRVITHNFSRSNMLGEGGFGPVYKGFIDDKVKPGIEAQPVAVKALDLHGHQGHREWLAEILFLGQLSNKHLVKLIGFCCEEEQRVLVYEYMPRGSLENQLFRRNSLAMAWGIRMKIALGAAKGLAFLHEAEKPVIYRDFKTSNILLDSDYNAKLSDFGLAKDGPEGEHTHVTTRVMGTQGYAAPEYIMTGHLTTMNDVYSFGVVLLELITGKRSMDNTRTRREQSLVEWARPMLRDQRKLERIIDPRLANQHKTEAAQVAASLAYKCLSQHPKYRPTMCEVVKVLESIQEVDIRKHDGNNNKEGKKFVDINKFRHHRKGKRRVNIAYSDSLVYKESKAKQNDGI
- the GP ALPHA 1 gene encoding G protein alpha subunit 1 (G protein alpha subunit 1 (GP ALPHA 1); FUNCTIONS IN: in 6 functions; INVOLVED IN: in 16 processes; LOCATED IN: plasma membrane, endoplasmic reticulum membrane, heterotrimeric G-protein complex; EXPRESSED IN: 25 plant structures; EXPRESSED DURING: 13 growth stages; CONTAINS InterPro DOMAIN/s: Plant G-protein, alpha subunit (InterPro:IPR002976), Guanine nucleotide binding protein (G-protein), alpha subunit (InterPro:IPR001019), G protein alpha subunit, helical insertion (InterPro:IPR011025); BEST Arabidopsis thaliana protein match is: extra-large GTP-binding protein 3 (TAIR:AT1G31930.3); Has 3745 Blast hits to 3647 proteins in 408 species: Archae - 0; Bacteria - 0; Metazoa - 2360; Fungi - 766; Plants - 268; Viruses - 0; Other Eukaryotes - 351 (source: NCBI BLink).) — protein: MGLLCSRSRHHTEDTDENTQAAEIERRIEQEAKAEKHIRKLLLLGAGESGKSTIFKQIKLLFQTGFDEGELKSYVPVIHANVYQTIKLLHDGTKEFAQNETDSAKYMLSSESIAIGEKLSEIGGRLDYPRLTKDIAEGIETLWKDPAIQETCARGNELQVPDCTKYLMENLKRLSDINYIPTKEDVLYARVRTTGVVEIQFSPVGENKKSGEVYRLFDVGGQRNERRKWIHLFEGVTAVIFCAAISEYDQTLFEDEQKNRMMETKELFDWVLKQPCFEKTSFMLFLNKFDIFEKKVLDVPLNVCEWFRDYQPVSSGKQEIEHAYEFVKKKFEELYYQNTAPDRVDRVFKIYRTTALDQKLVKKTFKLVDETLRRRNLLEAGLL